One part of the Vibrio ponticus genome encodes these proteins:
- a CDS encoding bifunctional acetate--CoA ligase family protein/GNAT family N-acetyltransferase, with protein sequence MSNLNHLLKPSSIAVIGASTQPMRAGNIVMKNLLLGGFEGAIMPVTPRYKSVSGVLAYRDIDSLPIIPDVAILCTHASRNVSLFMQLAEKGVKSVIVLSADMHESTASGETIQELCVAIARSVGMRVLGPNSLGIILPWLKFNASFSPVSAQPGKIAFISQSAAMCTTILDWANDKNIGFSAFVSLGNAVDIDFADLLDYLSTDTHTEAILLYVDSIKDARRFMSAARGASRNRRILVLKGGKTVEGRKAAQAHTGGSDTLDIIYDSAIRRTGMLRVQNSHELFAAVETLTHSVPLRGERLAIITNGGGPAIMAVDTLLDRGGKLAKLDEYTSGKLDNVLPTSWSRSNPIDMVGDASAKRYVDTLNALMDSDCCDAILIMHSPSAIAHSEQTAQAIVDAVKAHPRHKRFNILTNWSGELTARPARNIFTQAGIPTYRTAESAVVAFMHLVEYRRNQKQLMETPTTAEPVHVNEVESAKQWLATQLKEQESVSLDTHQIGPFLKYFNFQVLPTWIASDASEAVHVAGEIGYPVAVKLRSPDIAHKSDVQGVMLNLRNSNEVANAAQAILDRTQLSYPSANIHGLLVQGMAKLAGGEELRIKVKYDDTFGPVILLGQGGSEWDENIDAASALPPLNMALARYLVVRAIKSGKIRLQKLPEPIDIDGLSEVLVKISQIVVDCPQVHELDIHPILANGSNFTILDADLTLRQYEGDAQRRLAIRPYPVEYEEHSKLKDGSSILLRPILPEDEPLHADFIHGVSRDDLYKRFFSEVGEFNHEALAKLTQIDYDREMAFVAVSNVGNRQEIIGVSRALINHDNSDAEFAVLIRSDLKGKGLGKILMTKVIDYCRNKGTLRMSGMTMPSNRGMLMLAQSLGFKTEIQFEDGTADMVMPLQQQ encoded by the coding sequence CGATTCACTTCCTATCATTCCTGATGTTGCGATTCTCTGTACTCACGCTAGCCGCAACGTGTCGTTGTTTATGCAATTGGCGGAAAAAGGCGTTAAATCAGTGATTGTGCTTTCTGCTGATATGCATGAATCGACGGCTTCTGGCGAAACTATTCAAGAGTTATGCGTCGCGATTGCGCGTTCGGTCGGGATGCGAGTTCTTGGTCCCAATAGCCTTGGTATTATCTTGCCGTGGCTCAAATTTAACGCATCTTTCTCACCAGTTAGCGCGCAACCGGGAAAAATCGCCTTTATCTCTCAATCAGCGGCGATGTGTACTACTATCCTCGACTGGGCAAATGATAAGAACATCGGTTTTTCTGCCTTTGTTTCTTTGGGTAACGCGGTCGATATTGATTTCGCTGATCTGCTTGATTACTTGAGTACCGATACTCACACCGAAGCGATTCTTCTGTACGTTGACTCAATTAAAGACGCACGACGATTTATGTCCGCCGCTCGCGGTGCTTCCCGTAATAGAAGAATATTGGTACTCAAAGGTGGTAAGACTGTAGAAGGTAGAAAAGCTGCCCAAGCACACACAGGTGGTAGCGACACGTTAGATATTATTTATGATTCAGCGATACGTCGTACAGGGATGCTGCGCGTGCAAAATTCTCATGAATTGTTTGCGGCGGTAGAGACACTGACCCATTCTGTGCCATTGCGTGGAGAGAGGCTGGCAATTATCACCAATGGTGGTGGTCCAGCAATCATGGCAGTCGATACGCTACTCGACCGAGGCGGTAAGTTAGCAAAGTTAGATGAGTATACCTCTGGCAAGCTCGACAACGTATTACCAACCAGTTGGAGTCGCAGTAATCCCATTGATATGGTTGGCGATGCGAGTGCGAAACGTTACGTCGATACACTCAATGCGCTTATGGACAGTGACTGCTGTGATGCTATTTTGATTATGCACAGCCCATCTGCCATTGCTCACTCCGAACAAACCGCCCAAGCCATTGTTGACGCCGTTAAAGCTCATCCCCGTCATAAGCGCTTTAATATTTTGACTAACTGGTCGGGTGAATTAACCGCTCGACCGGCGCGAAATATCTTTACTCAAGCTGGTATCCCAACTTATCGAACGGCTGAGAGCGCGGTCGTCGCCTTCATGCACTTAGTCGAGTACAGACGCAACCAAAAGCAACTGATGGAAACGCCAACTACGGCAGAACCGGTTCACGTCAATGAAGTGGAAAGTGCCAAACAGTGGCTAGCAACCCAATTAAAAGAGCAAGAGAGTGTTTCTTTAGATACGCACCAGATTGGTCCGTTTTTGAAATACTTTAATTTTCAAGTCTTACCAACGTGGATCGCCAGTGATGCCAGTGAAGCTGTTCATGTTGCTGGTGAGATTGGTTATCCCGTCGCGGTTAAATTACGCTCGCCTGATATTGCGCATAAATCGGACGTACAAGGGGTGATGCTTAATTTACGTAACAGCAATGAAGTCGCAAACGCCGCGCAGGCAATCCTCGATCGTACTCAACTCTCCTACCCGTCAGCCAATATTCATGGGTTGTTAGTACAAGGCATGGCAAAACTTGCCGGTGGTGAAGAGTTAAGAATTAAAGTTAAGTACGACGATACCTTTGGTCCGGTTATTTTACTCGGTCAAGGCGGTTCTGAATGGGACGAAAACATTGATGCCGCTTCCGCGTTACCACCACTCAACATGGCACTTGCCCGTTATTTGGTGGTTAGAGCGATAAAGAGTGGCAAAATAAGGCTGCAGAAGCTGCCGGAGCCAATCGATATTGATGGCTTATCGGAAGTACTGGTTAAAATCTCCCAGATTGTGGTGGATTGTCCTCAAGTGCATGAACTGGATATTCATCCAATATTGGCAAACGGCAGCAACTTCACAATTCTCGATGCCGATTTAACCTTGCGCCAATATGAAGGCGATGCTCAAAGACGATTGGCGATCCGTCCTTATCCGGTTGAATATGAAGAGCACAGTAAACTCAAAGATGGTTCGAGTATCCTTCTGCGCCCAATTTTGCCTGAAGATGAGCCACTGCATGCTGACTTTATTCATGGTGTGTCTCGGGATGATCTCTATAAGCGGTTCTTCTCTGAGGTTGGAGAGTTTAACCATGAAGCACTCGCAAAATTAACCCAGATTGATTACGACCGAGAAATGGCATTTGTGGCAGTATCGAATGTCGGCAATCGACAAGAAATCATTGGCGTAAGTCGTGCTTTAATTAACCATGATAATAGTGATGCGGAGTTTGCAGTGCTGATTCGCTCCGATCTGAAAGGTAAAGGACTGGGTAAAATTCTAATGACAAAAGTCATCGATTATTGCCGCAACAAGGGAACGTTGAGAATGTCGGGTATGACCATGCCTAGTAATCGTGGCATGTTGATGCTTGCTCAAAGCCTTGGATTTAAAACTGAGATTCAATTTGAAGATGGCACAGCGGATATGGTGATGCCATTGCAGCAGCAATAG